The Candidatus Neomarinimicrobiota bacterium genome has a window encoding:
- a CDS encoding inositol monophosphatase family protein → MTPTKKELLHVALTAARKAAEFIRQESHKVHRVDFKGTSDLVTRVDRGSEQIILDQLERHFPDHGILTEESDGKAGESAYRWIVDPLDGTTNFVHRYPFYAVSIAVHFEDTPIVGVIADVYHRQTYWATEGGGAFRDGESMAVSRTRKLEHAILSTGFPYVHDEVWARNFDYLRVLKDKSQGVRRGGAAAIDLAFVSCGWLDGFWEFGLKPWDQAAGALMVQEAGGRVSRANGPEFSVFDPEIVATNGYLHEEILRAMKSVTAEAKVRKRK, encoded by the coding sequence GTGACTCCCACCAAAAAGGAGCTACTTCACGTCGCCCTCACCGCCGCCAGAAAGGCGGCTGAGTTCATACGCCAGGAGTCTCACAAGGTCCACAGGGTGGATTTCAAGGGGACCTCCGATCTCGTCACCAGGGTGGACCGTGGGTCGGAACAAATCATTCTCGATCAGCTGGAGCGCCATTTCCCGGATCATGGTATTCTCACTGAAGAATCAGATGGGAAGGCGGGAGAATCGGCCTACAGATGGATTGTTGACCCCCTTGACGGAACCACGAATTTCGTACACAGATACCCTTTCTATGCCGTGTCCATAGCCGTACACTTTGAGGACACCCCTATCGTTGGAGTCATTGCCGACGTTTATCATCGGCAGACCTACTGGGCCACTGAGGGTGGTGGAGCTTTCCGGGATGGAGAATCAATGGCCGTCTCCCGTACGAGAAAGCTGGAGCACGCGATCCTTTCCACCGGATTTCCTTATGTCCACGATGAGGTGTGGGCAAGAAATTTCGACTATTTAAGGGTTCTCAAAGACAAAAGCCAGGGTGTTCGACGGGGAGGTGCGGCGGCCATCGACCTTGCTTTCGTTTCGTGCGGGTGGCTGGATGGGTTCTGGGAATTCGGACTTAAGCCGTGGGATCAGGCTGCGGGAGCACTAATGGTGCAGGAGGCCGGAGGACGGGTATCGAGAGCCAACGGACCGGAATTCTCGGTATTCGACCCTGAGATCGTCGCAACCAACGGATACCTTCATGAAGAAATTCTGAGAGCAATGAAAAGTGTGACTGCGGAGGCTAAGGTTCGAAAAAGAAAATAA